The DNA region TCTGCACCCGCTCacgaaaaaaaacataaaaattcaaaaaaaacattttttggtGAAAGGTAGAAAATTTGGTGCGTGAGGTGCGCTCCAAATTTCAAAGcatttggacatttgagtagctctcagcaaaaaagacaaattgagtCAGGATATTATATGAGCAGTACACTATTTAATGGAACCTAAATTTGTTTTGTTTGTCGAGAgctactcaaatgtccaaatgatttgaaatttggagcggacatcacacaccaaattatctaccatgccaattttttttggaatttattgAATGTTTTtactatttgttttgatttttttattgaACGCAGATGCAGATGATCCTAGGAGCCAAAACAGCCTCACTCCTAAAGTGTACAAATATAACAATGGGCGTGATGTTTTGGCTCTGGGATAGTAATCACAATGAAAATAGTTTAGAATGAAACAGAActgatttttgtttttctaaaaACAGTAATTCTTCGTAAGTAAAAACTTCAATCGCACTGCAGCTTCATTTTTTTGTTGGTCTAGAAGGATAGTTTTCGATAATTCATCCTGAAGCCCGGGCTCAGCTGCTCCAGGTcagcaaaaaattcaaaacaaatattagaaaaattcaaaaaattccaatttttttgtgtgtggtagataattagatgcgtgaggttcgctgcaaaaatcaactcgtttggacatttgtgtaggtctcggaaaaaaagacaaatcgggtcaaaacagttcataaacagtaaacatttttagAGACCCcagttttgtcttttttgcacagactTGCTTAAATGTCCAAACGAGTTGATTTTTGCAGCGAACCTCACGCATCTAATTATCTATCAtataaaaaaatttggaatttttggaattttttttgtatTCGTTTGATTTCATCGGTGAGCGAGGGTGCAGCTGAGCCCGGTTGCAGATTCGCCGCACTCCTTAGTTTTGGGCTTCAGTCGCGCATCTGCACTTTCACTTTCCCCATTGCGGCTGCACACCCCATCCTAGCTagactcctccgccgccgccgccgcctcccccatgAGCTCcccctccatggcggccgccctccaccgccgcccccgctCCCGCCCGCCTCTGGAAGACGAGGATCTGCTCTCCGAGAtcttcctccgcctcccgccgcagcCGTCCTCCCTCCCCCGCGCCTCCGCCGTCTGCAAGCGCTGGCGCCGCCTCGTCTTCGACCGCGGCTTCCTCCGCCGCTACCGCCAACACCACCGCCGCAGCCCTCCGCTCCTCGGTTTCTTCCGCAGCGACTATGCAGGCATCTCCTACACGCCTGCCATGGAGGCCCCCGATCGTGTCCCCGCCGGGCGCTTCTCTTTGCTTCTCTACGACAGCCGCGCCAGAATCCTCAGCTGCCGCCATGGACTCCTGCTCTTCGCCCGCTCATCGGGAAACCGGTTCCTGGTGTGGGACCCCGTCACCCGCGACCAGCACAGGCTTGTCGCGCCACCGCCGTTCGACATCTACGCAGCTCAGGTGGACGGGGCGGTGCTCCGGGCTGCTGGAGACGCCCACCACTTCCAGGTGGTATTGGTAAGCTACCAACAGAAGCAAGTGATCGCCTGCATTTACTCCTCGGAGACTGGTGTATGGAGTGATCTCATGCCAACATCGGTCCAACGCACGGCCGTGGGTTGTCAAGGCATGCCTGCTGTGTTGGTCGGGGATTCCCTTTACTTGCTGCTCTCTGACGGTGGTATAACTGTAATTCTTGAGGTTGATTTGAACAGGCAGAGCCTAGCTTTGATACAGGTGCCACTGTCTATGCTTGCCTATGGTCATCATAGGGACTATATGACACTTGCACGAGCAGAGGGTGGCGGGCTGGGTTTACTCTGGAAGGAAGGCTTCACCGCCCAGTTCTGGAAGATGAATGCTGGTTGTGATGGTGTTTCTTCATGGGTGTGGGGAAGAACTATTAAATTGGACAAGCTACTTTCCCTGAATTTAGAGGAGATAAAGCGCATACAGAGGATAGCGTATGCTGAGGAAAATAATGTGGCTTTCTTGCGGACAGTTTCCGGTGTCTTCATGGTCCAGCTTGAGTCATTGCAGTTCAGTAAACTTCCTGAAAAAAACAACTGTGCTATCTGCTATCCATTAGAAAGTGTCTATGCTGCAGGTAAATCCATGTCTTCAAACTCTGGTTATAACAAATCCATGTTGATTTTCGATAATTAGTTGATGGAATATGCCGTTCACATCCTTTTGTGTTAAGATAACCATTTTAAGTAGTGTCACATTA from Triticum aestivum cultivar Chinese Spring unplaced genomic scaffold, IWGSC CS RefSeq v2.1 scaffold31074, whole genome shotgun sequence includes:
- the LOC123172745 gene encoding uncharacterized protein; its protein translation is MSSPSMAAALHRRPRSRPPLEDEDLLSEIFLRLPPQPSSLPRASAVCKRWRRLVFDRGFLRRYRQHHRRSPPLLGFFRSDYAGISYTPAMEAPDRVPAGRFSLLLYDSRARILSCRHGLLLFARSSGNRFLVWDPVTRDQHRLVAPPPFDIYAAQVDGAVLRAAGDAHHFQVVLVSYQQKQVIACIYSSETGVWSDLMPTSVQRTAVGCQGMPAVLVGDSLYLLLSDGGITVILEVDLNRQSLALIQVPLSMLAYGHHRDYMTLARAEGGGLGLLWKEGFTAQFWKMNAGCDGVSSWVWGRTIKLDKLLSLNLEEIKRIQRIAYAEENNVAFLRTVSGVFMVQLESLQFSKLPEKNNCAICYPLESVYAAETSIGGGHGGADQDMIVLV